The Maridesulfovibrio frigidus DSM 17176 genome has a segment encoding these proteins:
- a CDS encoding GlsB/YeaQ/YmgE family stress response membrane protein — translation MHGLIWFILIGLVAGWLAGLLMKGGGFGLIGDIVVGVIGAVIGGFVFGFLGVGTHGFIGQVFVATVGAVILIFLLRLIKRI, via the coding sequence ATGCATGGATTAATTTGGTTTATATTGATTGGGTTGGTTGCCGGTTGGTTGGCTGGATTGCTTATGAAAGGCGGAGGTTTCGGTCTTATAGGTGATATTGTTGTAGGTGTTATCGGGGCTGTGATTGGTGGATTCGTCTTTGGTTTTCTTGGCGTCGGAACTCATGGATTTATCGGACAAGTATTCGTAGCTACAGTCGGTGCAGTGATTCTGATTTTTCTCTTACGGCTGATTAAGCGGATCTGA
- a CDS encoding M81 family metallopeptidase, which yields MSFNVMTAEMSHETNSFSRHRTGRRAFMARYVLMGDAAIAERGAENTSLAGFLDVGREHDWQITHVLSAAAGPSGKIRRKAFDWLCEPILCSIENHQYDGLLLGLHGAMGLDFCDDGEGELLRRIRSLVGTKMPIAITLDPHANVGKQICGLADIIVSYKTYPHIDMRDIGKQAGEILQRTMAGEINPRTVRASRPMLEEINGGRTDIGPMIERIAAARKYEEQPDVFAVSVNGGFASADVRDVGPTVLVTGQGDFAAHTAFSETIADDIWNKRFDVLNDYLDVTEAAAIAASYEPDNGPLIIADYADNPGAGGYGDSTDLLRALLRAGVANGCFAPIVDGEAVQTLQEAVVGESVQIAIGGKTDPDFGGGPLVVDAELLFLSEGHFIGDGPMLHGLHGSFGPSAVIRVGGIEILVVTIPGQILDLQQFKAFNIDPLCKEVVALKSMQHFRAAFEPIAGQIIICDSGALCTPRYDRLPYRNVPRPIFPLDQFEI from the coding sequence ATGTCTTTCAATGTAATGACTGCCGAAATGTCTCACGAAACCAATTCCTTTAGCCGCCACAGAACAGGCAGGCGTGCTTTCATGGCGCGCTATGTACTAATGGGCGACGCTGCTATTGCCGAGAGGGGAGCAGAAAACACGTCGTTGGCTGGGTTTCTTGATGTTGGACGAGAGCACGATTGGCAGATAACTCATGTCCTCAGTGCCGCTGCTGGGCCAAGCGGGAAAATTAGGCGCAAGGCATTTGATTGGCTATGCGAACCAATTCTTTGCAGTATCGAGAACCATCAATATGACGGACTGCTTCTTGGCCTACATGGGGCGATGGGGTTAGATTTTTGTGATGATGGTGAAGGTGAACTGTTGCGCCGTATCCGCAGTTTGGTGGGCACTAAAATGCCGATTGCCATCACTCTTGATCCACATGCAAATGTGGGTAAGCAGATATGCGGGTTGGCTGACATCATTGTGTCATACAAAACTTATCCGCACATCGATATGCGGGATATTGGCAAGCAAGCTGGCGAGATTTTACAGCGGACTATGGCTGGCGAAATCAATCCACGGACAGTCCGCGCCAGTCGGCCCATGCTCGAAGAAATTAATGGTGGCCGAACAGATATCGGCCCGATGATTGAACGCATTGCTGCCGCACGTAAATATGAGGAGCAACCGGATGTTTTTGCCGTAAGTGTCAATGGAGGATTTGCCAGTGCTGATGTCAGGGATGTTGGCCCAACTGTGCTTGTCACCGGACAAGGGGATTTCGCGGCGCACACTGCATTCTCCGAAACCATTGCGGATGATATCTGGAACAAGCGTTTTGACGTTCTCAACGATTATCTAGACGTGACAGAGGCTGCCGCAATTGCCGCGTCTTACGAACCAGACAACGGGCCATTGATCATTGCAGACTATGCGGATAATCCCGGGGCCGGTGGCTATGGCGATTCAACTGATCTATTGCGAGCACTGCTGAGAGCGGGGGTAGCCAATGGGTGTTTTGCTCCCATAGTGGATGGAGAGGCGGTGCAGACGTTACAGGAAGCGGTTGTTGGTGAATCTGTTCAGATTGCGATTGGTGGCAAGACCGATCCTGATTTTGGTGGAGGTCCACTTGTTGTCGATGCCGAACTTCTTTTTCTGAGCGAAGGACACTTTATTGGCGATGGCCCCATGCTTCATGGGCTTCACGGTAGCTTCGGACCAAGTGCCGTTATCCGTGTTGGCGGCATCGAAATATTAGTGGTTACCATTCCCGGACAAATACTAGATTTACAGCAGTTTAAAGCCTTTAATATCGACCCACTATGCAAAGAGGTTGTGGCGCTGAAGTCTATGCAACATTTTCGAGCAGCGTTTGAACCTATTGCGGGACAAATAATTATCTGTGACAGCGGCGCACTTTGCACCCCGCGATATGACCGTCTTCCCTATCGTAATGTGCCAAGACCTATTTTTCCGCTCGATCAGTTTGAAATTTGA
- the nhaB gene encoding sodium/proton antiporter NhaB: MQPSFVQSLGSNFLGNAPKWYKMVIVAFLILNPCLMFALGATVAGWALIAEFIFALAMALKCYPLPAGGLLAFEAVIIGLTSPETVYHEALKNFEVILLLIFMVAGIYFMKDFLQFTFTRILVRVQSKILISLLFCLAGAFLSAFLDALTVTAVMIAVGYSFYNVYHRFASGKSMQCDHDLCCDKVVVEKNREDLKEFRGFLRNLMMHGAVGTALGGVCTLVGEPQNLLIASEMGWHFADFFLRMVPVTMPVLAVGLLTCVAVEQFHLFGYGSTLPGNIRSHLLETAIEMEENQGQKGKTKLVVQALTGVWLIAALAFHLAAVGIVGLSVIIILTSMNGIVEEHQLGKAFEEALPFTALLVVFFSIVAVIHDQGLFHPIIEFVLSLKGQTQLVAYYIANGLLSAISDNVFVATVYISETKLHFINLLGTLPGIGISGQALMAKLTDPHLLRADVVAGMPQATATKIIDIMHNFDKLAVAINTGTNIPSVATPNGQAAFLFLLTSALAPVIRLSYGRMVVLALPYTITMSITGLLAVNYLL, encoded by the coding sequence ATGCAGCCATCATTTGTGCAATCACTCGGTAGCAACTTCCTAGGCAATGCTCCTAAGTGGTATAAAATGGTCATTGTCGCTTTTTTAATTTTAAATCCATGCCTTATGTTTGCACTTGGAGCCACTGTCGCTGGTTGGGCATTAATTGCTGAATTTATTTTCGCTCTGGCAATGGCTTTGAAGTGTTACCCCCTTCCGGCAGGTGGTCTTCTCGCATTTGAAGCTGTAATTATAGGTCTGACTTCTCCAGAAACAGTTTATCATGAAGCTCTTAAAAACTTTGAAGTAATTCTGCTGCTTATCTTTATGGTAGCAGGTATTTATTTCATGAAAGATTTTTTGCAATTCACGTTCACGCGTATTCTTGTTCGAGTTCAGTCTAAAATATTAATTTCTCTGCTGTTTTGTCTGGCGGGAGCATTTTTGTCCGCATTTTTAGATGCGCTGACTGTAACGGCTGTTATGATTGCTGTCGGTTACAGTTTTTATAATGTTTACCACCGATTTGCGTCTGGTAAGAGCATGCAATGTGATCATGATCTATGTTGTGATAAGGTTGTTGTCGAAAAAAATCGTGAAGATCTTAAAGAATTTAGAGGCTTTCTGCGCAACTTAATGATGCATGGTGCGGTAGGGACCGCACTTGGCGGAGTATGCACTCTGGTGGGTGAACCTCAAAACTTGCTCATAGCCAGCGAAATGGGCTGGCATTTTGCAGACTTTTTTCTAAGAATGGTGCCTGTGACAATGCCGGTTCTTGCTGTGGGACTATTGACCTGCGTTGCGGTCGAGCAATTTCATCTTTTTGGATATGGTTCAACACTACCGGGGAACATTCGTTCCCACTTGCTGGAAACTGCCATAGAAATGGAAGAAAACCAGGGCCAGAAAGGCAAAACGAAACTGGTAGTTCAAGCTTTGACCGGGGTATGGTTGATTGCGGCTCTTGCTTTCCATTTGGCAGCAGTTGGGATTGTTGGTCTGTCAGTGATTATTATACTTACATCTATGAACGGTATTGTGGAAGAACACCAACTCGGTAAAGCATTTGAAGAAGCATTGCCATTTACCGCTCTTTTAGTCGTCTTTTTCTCCATTGTCGCAGTGATTCATGATCAAGGTCTATTTCATCCCATCATTGAATTTGTTCTCAGTCTTAAGGGACAGACACAGCTTGTAGCTTACTACATTGCCAACGGTTTGCTTTCTGCAATATCAGACAATGTTTTTGTCGCAACAGTTTACATCTCTGAAACCAAATTGCATTTCATCAACTTACTCGGAACCTTGCCTGGCATAGGTATCAGTGGACAGGCTTTGATGGCAAAACTGACTGATCCTCATTTGCTTCGTGCTGATGTTGTCGCTGGTATGCCTCAGGCTACAGCGACTAAGATTATTGATATTATGCATAATTTTGACAAGTTGGCAGTGGCAATCAACACCGGAACCAATATCCCAAGTGTTGCCACTCCGAATGGTCAGGCCGCTTTCCTTTTCCTTCTAACATCGGCCCTTGCTCCGGTTATAAGATTATCTTACGGCCGGATGGTAGTGCTTGCATTACCCTACACAATCACGATGTCTATAACGGGCCTACTTGCTGTTAATTACTTATTGTAG
- a CDS encoding SLC13 family permease yields MTPEIILVMAVLAFAILLFIFEWVRVDVVGIIMMVLLPLLGLVTPKQAISGLSSNAVVSIIAVIIIGAGLDKTGVMNSMARVILKFAGKSETRIMTLIAGTVAIISGFMQNIGAAALFLPAAKRIGNQTGVPVGRLLMPMGFCAIIGGCLTLVGSSPLILLNDLMIVGGKQYEPFGMFGVTPIGIALLVAALIYFMLFGRFILPSKDVAEFSGPMSELLNDTYGGIGSLFEVHVPETWESDEDLQNLALRPIYFSTVVAIARDHGKQHKIAPDASEVIRPGDHLAIVGHREFVQHMADNFGWELQEELSSFAEELSPNNAGIMEGIVTPRSELVGQTLSEIRLRNRFQVSPLAIFRGEKLFISGLSDLQIESGDAFLLHGRWEMFHLLKDRPDFVFTEEVKGEILRTDKAKFALLWLGVSLFLILALHIQLSIALLAGALGMILTKVLSIDEAYQSVDWMTVFLLGGLIPLGMAFENTGAAQYIAATIMSALGHPSTVVLLTVIGILTSFFTLVASNVGATVLLVPLAMNMALNAGVDPRIAALTVAVAASNTFVLPTHQVNALIMRPGGYKTIDYVRAGTGMTVLYMGVMIFTLMVLY; encoded by the coding sequence ATGACTCCAGAGATTATTCTAGTAATGGCAGTTCTTGCTTTCGCAATACTGCTCTTCATCTTCGAATGGGTCCGTGTGGATGTAGTCGGTATCATTATGATGGTACTTCTTCCTTTGCTCGGATTGGTTACGCCTAAACAGGCAATCAGTGGTTTAAGCAGTAATGCTGTCGTATCAATTATAGCCGTTATTATCATCGGGGCCGGACTGGACAAGACCGGTGTTATGAACTCAATGGCCCGAGTTATCCTCAAGTTTGCCGGTAAAAGTGAAACTCGAATCATGACTTTGATTGCCGGTACCGTGGCGATCATTTCAGGGTTCATGCAGAATATCGGGGCTGCGGCCCTGTTTCTCCCTGCAGCAAAACGCATCGGCAATCAGACCGGGGTTCCGGTTGGAAGATTGCTGATGCCCATGGGGTTCTGTGCAATTATCGGTGGCTGTCTGACACTGGTCGGATCAAGTCCTCTGATTTTGTTGAACGATTTGATGATTGTTGGTGGGAAACAGTACGAACCCTTCGGGATGTTCGGTGTTACCCCTATAGGAATTGCGCTGCTTGTGGCAGCTCTTATATACTTTATGCTTTTTGGAAGATTTATTCTTCCTAGTAAGGATGTCGCTGAATTCTCCGGTCCTATGTCGGAGCTTTTGAATGATACATACGGCGGTATCGGCTCTTTGTTTGAGGTCCATGTTCCAGAGACATGGGAAAGTGATGAGGATCTACAGAACCTCGCACTTCGGCCCATTTATTTTTCAACAGTGGTTGCCATTGCAAGAGATCATGGCAAACAACACAAAATTGCTCCTGATGCTTCTGAAGTCATCAGACCTGGTGACCATTTGGCTATAGTCGGTCACCGTGAGTTTGTGCAGCATATGGCTGACAACTTTGGGTGGGAACTGCAGGAAGAGCTTAGCTCTTTTGCAGAAGAGCTTTCTCCTAATAATGCCGGAATAATGGAGGGTATTGTAACTCCTCGGTCGGAACTTGTCGGGCAGACTCTTTCCGAAATCCGTTTACGCAACCGCTTTCAGGTTTCACCGCTTGCAATCTTTCGTGGTGAAAAACTCTTTATCAGTGGTTTAAGTGATCTCCAGATTGAGTCTGGAGATGCTTTCCTTCTCCATGGTCGCTGGGAGATGTTCCATCTGCTTAAAGACAGACCTGATTTTGTTTTCACAGAAGAAGTAAAGGGAGAAATACTACGCACTGATAAGGCTAAATTTGCCTTGTTGTGGCTAGGTGTATCTCTGTTCTTGATTCTGGCACTGCACATTCAGCTTTCCATTGCCTTACTCGCAGGAGCTTTAGGCATGATTCTGACTAAGGTTCTAAGCATTGATGAAGCATACCAGTCAGTTGACTGGATGACTGTCTTCCTTCTTGGAGGGCTGATCCCGCTTGGAATGGCATTTGAAAACACTGGAGCCGCGCAATATATTGCAGCAACTATCATGTCTGCTCTCGGCCATCCTTCAACGGTGGTATTGCTGACGGTAATTGGTATATTGACCTCATTCTTTACTTTGGTTGCATCAAACGTTGGAGCAACTGTACTACTGGTTCCGTTAGCCATGAATATGGCTTTGAATGCAGGCGTAGATCCTCGCATTGCGGCACTGACAGTAGCTGTTGCGGCATCCAATACATTCGTGTTGCCAACTCATCAGGTTAACGCACTCATTATGCGTCCCGGTGGTTATAAAACGATCGACTACGTCCGGGCAGGGACAGGTATGACCGTACTCTATATGGGAGTAATGATCTTTACCTTGATGGTTTTATATTAA
- a CDS encoding S16 family serine protease: MLRWFNKKNDEKLNPEVKTPDESNLPQQKNGAQELVERVNSAELPDHIINTTHDECERLLKLDSSSPEFAIGHNYLDFILSLPWNNTTKDDLDLERAKEVLDARHYGLNNVKERILEFLAVKNLRSRINPSLIIADDEIIARENLSIIFEHEGFTVRTVANGQEAVEAMEDEPADIVITDLKMDVMDGLELLEEVRSRWPDTGVIMLTGYATVKTAVAAMKKGADQYLGKPVNLTRLREHVQDLLGKNQRIQGLRGPVLCFSGPPGTGKTSIGKAIAESMGRKFICMSLAGLRDEAELRGHRRTYVGAMAGRLLQEIQKSGVRNPVIMLDEMDKIIQNFQGDATSVLLEILDPKQNSEFVDQYLGLPFDLSGVLFIATANIIDRIPAPLRDRMEMIEFSSYTLSEKSKIATNYLIPEQLLQHGLGIKEITVQPKAVKHLIMDYTREPGLRGLEKQIASLCRKLARKIIAKTDGNNTFVVEQEQLAEIMGPPPHFTTSASEDPKVGLATGLVWSENGGEIIFVEVAKMYGNKNLILTGSLGDVLQESAQTALSFIRANAEKFDLSPDFFESSDIHVHIPAGSVTKEGPSAGVTIVIAILSQLTGRPVLQNMAFTGEISLHGDVLPVGGVREKIMAASRSGIRTVVLPSKCSYALQRIEPEVLEGIEIHLVSRLEEAVELALL, translated from the coding sequence ATGCTAAGGTGGTTCAATAAAAAAAATGACGAGAAACTGAATCCGGAAGTGAAAACTCCAGATGAAAGTAATTTACCTCAGCAGAAAAACGGAGCGCAAGAGCTGGTCGAGCGCGTCAATTCGGCCGAACTTCCCGACCACATAATAAATACAACTCATGATGAATGCGAAAGACTGCTTAAGTTGGACAGTTCGTCTCCTGAATTCGCTATCGGGCATAACTATCTTGATTTTATACTCTCTTTACCGTGGAATAATACCACTAAGGACGACCTTGACCTTGAGCGCGCGAAAGAAGTGCTTGATGCTCGGCACTACGGTTTAAATAACGTAAAAGAAAGAATTCTTGAATTTCTTGCTGTAAAGAATCTTCGTAGCAGGATCAATCCAAGCTTAATTATTGCTGACGATGAAATCATCGCCAGAGAAAATCTATCCATCATTTTTGAACACGAGGGATTCACAGTAAGAACTGTTGCCAACGGACAGGAGGCTGTGGAGGCCATGGAAGATGAGCCTGCGGATATTGTGATAACCGATCTTAAGATGGATGTTATGGACGGCCTTGAGCTTCTTGAAGAGGTGCGAAGCCGCTGGCCTGATACAGGTGTGATAATGCTCACGGGGTATGCAACAGTGAAAACAGCTGTAGCAGCCATGAAAAAAGGAGCTGACCAATATCTGGGTAAACCGGTGAACCTGACCCGCCTTCGTGAGCATGTGCAGGACTTGTTAGGTAAAAATCAACGAATTCAAGGATTGCGAGGACCTGTACTCTGCTTCAGCGGTCCTCCCGGAACAGGTAAAACTTCAATAGGGAAGGCTATCGCAGAGTCAATGGGACGTAAGTTTATATGTATGTCCCTTGCAGGACTACGGGATGAAGCTGAATTGCGCGGACACCGCCGCACTTATGTAGGAGCCATGGCAGGAAGGCTTTTGCAGGAAATTCAAAAATCAGGAGTGCGCAATCCGGTTATTATGCTGGATGAGATGGACAAGATTATTCAGAATTTCCAAGGCGATGCAACTTCTGTACTGCTTGAAATTCTTGATCCTAAGCAAAATTCAGAGTTTGTAGACCAGTATCTGGGATTGCCGTTTGACCTTTCAGGAGTTCTGTTCATCGCCACTGCAAACATCATTGACCGTATACCGGCGCCGCTACGAGACAGAATGGAAATGATCGAATTTTCGAGCTATACACTTAGTGAAAAATCTAAAATAGCGACCAACTACCTCATTCCTGAGCAACTGCTTCAGCACGGCCTTGGAATAAAGGAAATTACAGTGCAGCCCAAGGCTGTAAAACATCTCATTATGGATTACACCCGTGAACCTGGATTGCGCGGGCTGGAAAAACAGATTGCATCACTTTGTCGCAAGCTGGCGAGAAAAATTATAGCAAAAACGGATGGGAATAACACATTCGTGGTCGAGCAAGAGCAGCTTGCGGAAATCATGGGGCCTCCCCCGCATTTCACAACCTCTGCCAGCGAGGATCCTAAAGTCGGACTGGCAACAGGGCTCGTCTGGTCTGAGAATGGAGGAGAAATAATCTTTGTGGAAGTAGCAAAGATGTATGGTAATAAAAATCTAATTCTAACTGGATCTCTTGGAGATGTTCTTCAAGAATCTGCTCAGACGGCTTTGAGTTTCATTCGTGCCAACGCTGAAAAATTTGACTTGTCACCTGACTTTTTTGAATCTTCGGATATTCATGTACATATTCCCGCCGGATCCGTGACAAAAGAAGGGCCTTCCGCTGGAGTTACCATTGTTATTGCCATCCTGTCTCAGCTGACTGGACGCCCTGTATTGCAGAATATGGCTTTCACAGGAGAAATATCACTACATGGAGATGTGCTACCAGTCGGCGGAGTTCGCGAGAAAATCATGGCCGCCTCAAGGTCTGGAATTCGTACCGTAGTTTTACCTAGTAAATGTTCGTATGCCCTCCAGAGAATAGAGCCGGAGGTACTAGAAGGAATCGAAATCCATCTTGTAAGCAGATTAGAAGAAGCCGTAGAACTGGCCCTTCTTTAA
- a CDS encoding sigma-54-dependent transcriptional regulator: MMSDIKILIVDDEEIARDNLTHVLNKEGYTTVAVGSGSEALQQFEKAEFELVLTDLMLPGMNGIELLEHIKEKEPSTQVIVITGHAAVTTAVSAMQHGAHSYIAKPFNLDELRAQIRKALECRALSVEVLRLRQVLAQGKQDFPLVGQGDEILKLKSTIKQLANMNCNVLIQGETGTGKELIARGIHMLSPRSEERFMAINCGTFTAELMDKELFGHEREAFTGAQRGQKGILEVANGGTVFFDEMSELPLNMQVKLLRVLQERTFLRVGGTQEIPIDIRVLAATNCDLKKNVEKGTFRQDLFYRLNVVTLSSPPLREHREDIPVLIGHFLEKHRTPVQAINTISQETLDTLMNYPFPGNVRELENIAQRALALSKGTVFTPDLLPREIRDIPHDNPLQTLEEVESHHIEKVLLATDGNKTQAAKILGIDRVSLWRKMKRLGLEKEKS; encoded by the coding sequence ATGATGAGCGACATTAAAATCCTTATTGTTGATGATGAGGAAATCGCAAGAGATAATCTTACCCATGTTCTAAATAAGGAAGGGTACACTACTGTTGCGGTCGGTTCTGGATCAGAAGCCTTGCAGCAGTTCGAAAAAGCTGAATTTGAGTTAGTGCTTACTGACCTCATGCTTCCGGGCATGAACGGAATTGAGCTGCTTGAGCATATTAAAGAGAAGGAGCCTTCAACACAGGTCATAGTTATTACCGGCCATGCAGCTGTGACTACGGCTGTGTCTGCAATGCAACATGGAGCTCACTCATATATTGCAAAGCCGTTCAATCTCGATGAATTACGTGCACAGATTCGTAAGGCTCTGGAGTGCAGGGCGTTATCGGTGGAAGTTCTGCGCCTCAGGCAGGTGCTGGCACAAGGTAAGCAGGATTTTCCTTTGGTTGGGCAAGGTGATGAAATTCTTAAATTGAAAAGTACCATCAAACAGCTTGCAAATATGAATTGCAATGTTCTTATTCAAGGAGAAACCGGTACTGGTAAGGAGCTTATCGCCCGTGGCATTCATATGCTCAGCCCTCGTTCAGAGGAAAGATTCATGGCGATAAACTGTGGGACTTTTACTGCAGAGTTAATGGATAAAGAATTATTCGGCCATGAACGAGAAGCCTTTACAGGAGCTCAGCGCGGACAGAAAGGTATACTTGAGGTTGCCAACGGTGGGACGGTATTTTTTGATGAAATGAGTGAACTTCCACTTAACATGCAGGTGAAACTTTTGCGGGTCCTTCAAGAACGCACTTTTTTGCGCGTGGGAGGAACTCAGGAGATCCCGATTGATATCAGGGTTCTCGCGGCTACCAACTGTGACCTGAAAAAGAATGTGGAAAAGGGTACTTTTCGACAGGATCTTTTTTATCGGTTAAATGTAGTAACTCTTTCGTCTCCGCCTTTGCGGGAACATCGGGAAGATATTCCTGTGTTGATAGGGCACTTTCTTGAAAAACACAGGACTCCGGTTCAGGCCATTAATACTATTTCTCAAGAAACGTTAGACACTTTAATGAATTATCCATTTCCGGGTAACGTTCGAGAACTGGAAAATATTGCTCAAAGAGCCTTGGCTCTCTCCAAGGGGACCGTGTTCACCCCGGACCTGCTACCGAGGGAGATACGCGATATCCCTCATGATAATCCTTTACAGACGTTGGAGGAGGTTGAATCCCACCATATAGAAAAGGTTTTGCTTGCTACAGACGGAAATAAGACACAGGCAGCCAAAATTCTCGGGATAGATAGAGTCTCCCTATGGCGTAAAATGAAGCGTCTCGGTCTGGAAAAGGAGAAAAGTTAA
- a CDS encoding ATP-binding protein: protein MNTLQLEREVMLVERVDDLSNLILEIRRTEKNFLLYHDNALLAQGFEYLNQTDKLLSALMQEFINKEIKKTGKSLKTNLDLYRNLLHNLELSGKKNNLFAGTQNSNIREVGQALVEDSKSISRFERKNILSINQKLRSNLTFSMVGIAVVIFILVVFVSSSILKPLRQVQDATKRISLGTFKALPIKNFHDEIQQVFAALNSMVEQLKKRRRQLVQAQKLSSIGTLASGIAHQLNNPLNNISTSCQILMEGTKGKDVLSDKMMDNIMQETLRSRDIVKGLLEFSREREYSPGPIELDEIVQSAISLVSSQVPSNISLTKGISEHIVVRVDRRKMQEAFINLLINAIQAIEPKQGSIRIAASTKDDNAIITVSDTGEGMTPDTLERIFDPFFSTKEVGQGTGLGLYIVYGIIEKHQGHIRTESREGKGTTFYITIPLVEGMKA from the coding sequence ATGAATACCTTGCAACTAGAGCGAGAGGTTATGCTTGTTGAGCGAGTTGATGACCTCAGTAATCTTATTTTGGAAATCCGGAGAACAGAAAAAAACTTTTTGCTATACCACGATAATGCTCTGCTTGCTCAGGGGTTTGAATATCTTAATCAGACCGACAAGTTACTTTCTGCGTTAATGCAGGAGTTCATTAATAAAGAAATAAAGAAAACAGGTAAAAGTCTGAAAACCAATTTGGATCTCTATAGAAATTTATTACATAACCTTGAATTATCGGGGAAAAAGAATAACCTCTTTGCCGGAACTCAAAACAGTAATATTAGAGAAGTGGGTCAGGCTCTTGTGGAAGATTCCAAATCAATTTCCCGTTTCGAGAGAAAGAACATTCTTTCTATTAACCAGAAGTTGCGCTCAAACCTAACATTCTCCATGGTTGGGATCGCTGTAGTTATTTTCATTCTTGTGGTGTTTGTTTCTTCAAGCATCTTGAAGCCTCTCAGGCAAGTACAGGATGCGACAAAACGAATATCACTGGGAACTTTTAAGGCATTGCCGATCAAAAATTTTCATGATGAAATTCAGCAGGTATTTGCTGCGCTAAATTCTATGGTTGAACAATTGAAAAAGAGGCGTCGCCAGTTGGTGCAGGCTCAGAAGTTGTCATCAATAGGAACTCTTGCTTCCGGCATAGCCCACCAGTTAAACAATCCTCTTAATAATATCTCAACATCCTGTCAGATTTTGATGGAAGGAACAAAAGGGAAGGATGTTCTTTCCGATAAAATGATGGATAATATTATGCAGGAGACACTCCGCTCGCGTGATATTGTGAAAGGGCTTCTCGAGTTTTCCCGCGAACGTGAGTATTCTCCGGGGCCAATCGAACTGGATGAGATTGTACAATCAGCAATAAGCCTTGTTTCAAGTCAGGTTCCATCAAATATTTCTCTTACAAAGGGCATCTCGGAACATATTGTTGTTCGAGTTGACCGGCGCAAGATGCAGGAGGCATTTATCAATCTGCTTATCAACGCTATTCAGGCTATTGAGCCGAAGCAAGGCTCTATACGTATTGCCGCTTCTACCAAAGATGATAATGCAATTATTACTGTGTCCGACACAGGTGAAGGCATGACTCCGGACACGCTGGAAAGAATTTTTGATCCGTTCTTTTCGACAAAAGAAGTCGGGCAAGGCACCGGGCTGGGACTATATATTGTTTATGGAATTATTGAAAAGCACCAAGGTCATATCCGGACCGAAAGCCGCGAGGGCAAAGGAACAACTTTTTATATAACCATCCCTCTGGTTGAAGGTATGAAAGCATGA